A stretch of Halocalculus aciditolerans DNA encodes these proteins:
- a CDS encoding V-type ATP synthase subunit D: MAEDVKPTRKNLMEIEDRIELSEQGHDTLEQKRDGLIMEFMDIFDRAQDVREDLETSYDDAQQTINMARAMEGDVAVRGAAAALKEHPEITVESSNIMGVVVPHIESSKVQKSLDERGYGVIGTSGRIDEVADAYENLLDQIILAAEVETAMKKLLREIERTKRRVNALEHKVLPELYESQEYIEQKLEEQEREEIFRMKKVKNKKEEEERAAREAAEAEAEGEAEVTAD, from the coding sequence ATGGCCGAGGACGTCAAACCGACGCGGAAGAACCTGATGGAGATCGAGGACCGCATCGAGCTCTCCGAGCAGGGCCACGACACGCTGGAGCAGAAGCGTGACGGGCTCATCATGGAGTTCATGGACATCTTCGACCGCGCGCAGGACGTGCGCGAGGACTTAGAGACGTCCTACGACGACGCCCAGCAGACCATCAACATGGCGCGGGCGATGGAGGGCGACGTCGCCGTTCGCGGGGCGGCGGCGGCGCTGAAAGAGCACCCCGAGATCACGGTGGAGTCGAGCAACATCATGGGCGTCGTCGTGCCGCACATCGAGTCGTCGAAGGTCCAGAAGAGCCTCGACGAGCGCGGGTACGGCGTCATCGGGACGTCCGGGCGTATCGACGAGGTCGCGGACGCCTACGAGAACCTCCTCGACCAGATCATCCTCGCCGCGGAAGTGGAGACGGCGATGAAGAAGCTCCTGCGCGAGATCGAGCGGACGAAGCGCCGCGTGAACGCGCTGGAGCACAAGGTCCTGCCGGAGCTCTACGAGTCCCAGGAGTACATCGAGCAGAAGCTCGAAGAGCAAGAGCGCGAGGAGATCTTCCGGATGAAGAAGGTGAAGAACAAGAAGGAAGAAGAAGAGCGCGCGGCGCGGGAGGCCGCGGAGGCCGAGGCCGAAGGGGAAGCGGAAGTCACTGCGGACTGA
- a CDS encoding ATP synthase subunit B, translating into MKEYQTITEISGPLVYVETDEPIGYDEIVEIETPDGDVKHGQVLETSDGLVAVQVFEGTTGIGQDASVRFLGETLKLPVTEDLLGRVMDGAGNPIDGGPDIVPDKRQEIVGKAINPHAREYPEEFIQTGVSSIDGMNTLVRGQKLPIFSASGLPHNELALQIARQATVPEDEEAGEDTEFAVVFAGMGITAEEANEFMDDFERTGALERSVVFLNLADDPAVERTITPRMALTAAEYLAFEKDYHVLTILTDMTNYCEALREIGAAREEVPGRRGYPGYMYTDLAQLYERAGRIKGREGTVTQIPILTMPGDDETHPIPDLTGYITEGQIMMDRDLNSQGIQPPVNVLPSLSRLMDDGVGEGLTRGDHSGVSDQLYAAYAEGEDLRDLVNIVGREALSERDNRYLDFADAFENKFVQQGYQTNRDIVETLDIGWDLLSMLPKSELNRVDEEYIEQYYGEDTAESESDEADGDAEAEAEA; encoded by the coding sequence ATGAAGGAATACCAGACGATAACGGAGATTAGCGGCCCGCTGGTGTACGTCGAGACGGACGAACCCATCGGGTACGACGAGATCGTCGAGATCGAGACGCCGGACGGCGACGTGAAACACGGCCAGGTGCTCGAGACGTCCGACGGCCTCGTCGCGGTGCAGGTCTTCGAGGGGACGACGGGGATCGGGCAGGACGCGAGCGTTCGCTTCCTGGGCGAGACCCTGAAGCTCCCGGTGACCGAGGACCTCCTCGGTCGCGTGATGGACGGTGCCGGGAATCCGATCGACGGCGGCCCGGACATCGTGCCGGACAAGCGCCAGGAGATCGTCGGGAAAGCGATCAACCCGCACGCTCGCGAGTATCCGGAGGAGTTCATTCAGACGGGCGTCTCCTCTATCGACGGGATGAACACGCTCGTTCGCGGGCAGAAGCTTCCGATCTTCTCGGCGTCCGGCCTGCCGCACAACGAGCTCGCGCTCCAGATCGCCCGACAGGCGACCGTCCCCGAGGACGAAGAAGCGGGCGAGGATACGGAGTTCGCAGTCGTCTTCGCCGGGATGGGCATCACGGCGGAGGAGGCGAACGAGTTCATGGACGACTTCGAGCGCACGGGCGCGCTCGAACGCAGCGTCGTCTTCCTCAATCTCGCCGACGACCCGGCGGTCGAGCGGACGATTACGCCGCGGATGGCGCTCACGGCCGCGGAGTACCTCGCGTTCGAGAAGGACTACCACGTCCTCACGATCCTGACGGACATGACGAACTACTGCGAGGCGCTCCGCGAGATCGGCGCGGCCCGCGAGGAAGTCCCGGGCCGCCGTGGCTATCCGGGCTACATGTACACGGACCTGGCGCAGCTCTACGAGCGCGCCGGCCGCATCAAGGGCCGCGAGGGGACCGTCACGCAGATCCCCATCCTGACGATGCCGGGTGACGACGAGACGCACCCGATTCCCGACCTGACGGGGTACATCACGGAGGGCCAGATCATGATGGACCGCGACCTGAACAGTCAGGGCATCCAGCCGCCGGTGAACGTCCTGCCGAGCCTGAGTCGGCTGATGGACGACGGCGTCGGCGAGGGCCTCACTCGCGGCGACCACTCCGGGGTCTCCGACCAGCTGTACGCGGCGTACGCGGAAGGCGAGGACCTCCGCGACCTCGTGAACATCGTCGGTCGCGAGGCGCTCTCGGAACGCGACAACCGCTACCTCGACTTCGCGGACGCGTTCGAGAACAAGTTCGTCCAGCAGGGCTACCAGACGAACCGCGACATCGTCGAGACGCTCGACATCGGCTGGGACCTCCTCTCGATGCTCCCGAAGTCGGAGCTCAACCGCGTCGACGAGGAGTACATCGAGCAGTATTACGGCGAGGACACGGCGGAGTCCGAATCGGACGAAGCCGACGGCGACGCGGAAGCGGAAGCCGAAGCCTAA
- a CDS encoding ATP synthase subunit A: protein MSQAVETIDSGVIESVSGPVVVATDLDAQMNDVVYVGDEGLMGEVIEIEGERTTIQVYEETSGVSPGEPVDNTGNPLTVDLGPGLLDTIYDGVQRPLDVLEDEMGAFLDRGVDAPGIDMEKEWEFEPTVETGDVVEPGDIVGTVDETVSIEHKVLVPPTSEGGEVTAVNAGAHTVDETVVELDNDEDIAMLQEWPVREARPSGDKQTPETPLITGQRVQDGMFPIAKGGTAAIPGPFGSGKTVTQQQLAKWSDADIVIYIGCGERGNEMTEVIEDFPNLEDPTTGNPLMARTSLIANTSNMPVAARESCIYTGITIAEYYRDMGYDVALMADSTSRWAEAMREISSRLEEMPGEEGYPAYLAARLAQFYERAGYFENINGTEGSVSVVGAVSPPGGDFSEPVTQNTLRIVKTFWALDADLAERRHFPSINWNESYSLYKEQLDPWYRENVAEDFPERRQWAVDVLDEEDELQEIVQLVGKDALPDDQQLTLEVARYLREAWLQQNAFHDTDTYCSPEKTYRMLGAIKTLNDEAFKALEGGAPVEEITAIEAAPRLNRIGVQEEWESYIDDLEAEITEQLQELY from the coding sequence ATGAGTCAGGCAGTAGAAACCATTGATTCCGGCGTAATCGAGAGCGTGAGCGGCCCCGTTGTGGTCGCCACGGACCTCGACGCCCAGATGAACGACGTCGTCTACGTCGGCGACGAGGGACTCATGGGCGAGGTCATCGAGATCGAAGGCGAACGAACGACCATCCAGGTCTACGAGGAGACGTCCGGCGTCTCCCCCGGCGAACCCGTCGACAACACGGGGAACCCGCTCACGGTCGACCTGGGCCCGGGCCTCCTGGACACCATCTACGACGGTGTGCAGCGCCCGCTGGACGTGCTCGAAGACGAGATGGGCGCGTTCCTCGACCGCGGTGTCGACGCACCGGGCATCGACATGGAGAAAGAGTGGGAGTTCGAGCCCACCGTCGAGACCGGTGACGTCGTCGAGCCCGGCGACATCGTCGGGACGGTCGACGAGACCGTCAGCATCGAACACAAGGTCCTCGTCCCGCCGACCTCCGAGGGCGGCGAGGTCACCGCGGTGAACGCGGGCGCACACACCGTCGACGAGACGGTCGTGGAGCTCGACAACGACGAGGACATCGCGATGCTCCAGGAGTGGCCGGTCCGCGAAGCGCGGCCGTCCGGCGACAAGCAGACGCCGGAGACGCCGCTCATCACGGGGCAGCGCGTGCAGGACGGGATGTTCCCCATCGCGAAAGGCGGGACGGCGGCGATTCCGGGGCCGTTCGGCTCCGGGAAGACCGTCACGCAACAGCAGCTGGCGAAGTGGAGCGACGCGGACATCGTCATCTACATCGGCTGCGGCGAACGCGGGAACGAGATGACGGAAGTCATCGAGGACTTCCCGAACCTCGAAGACCCGACGACCGGGAACCCGCTGATGGCGCGGACGAGCCTCATCGCGAACACGTCGAACATGCCCGTCGCAGCGCGCGAGTCCTGCATCTACACGGGCATCACCATCGCGGAGTACTACCGCGACATGGGGTACGACGTCGCGCTGATGGCGGACTCCACGTCCCGCTGGGCGGAAGCGATGCGCGAGATCTCCTCGCGCCTCGAAGAGATGCCCGGCGAGGAGGGTTACCCGGCCTATCTGGCCGCGCGCCTCGCGCAGTTCTACGAGCGCGCCGGCTACTTCGAGAACATCAACGGGACCGAGGGGTCGGTGTCCGTCGTGGGCGCGGTCAGCCCGCCGGGCGGCGACTTCTCCGAGCCGGTCACGCAGAACACGCTCCGTATCGTGAAGACGTTCTGGGCGCTGGACGCGGACCTCGCCGAACGCCGGCACTTCCCGTCCATCAACTGGAACGAGTCGTACTCGCTCTACAAGGAGCAGCTCGACCCGTGGTACCGAGAGAACGTCGCGGAGGACTTCCCGGAGCGCCGCCAGTGGGCGGTCGACGTCCTCGACGAGGAGGACGAGCTCCAGGAGATCGTGCAGCTCGTCGGGAAGGACGCCCTCCCCGACGACCAGCAGCTCACGCTCGAGGTCGCGCGCTACCTGCGCGAGGCGTGGCTCCAGCAGAACGCGTTCCACGACACGGACACGTACTGCTCCCCGGAGAAGACCTACCGGATGCTCGGTGCCATCAAGACGCTCAACGACGAGGCGTTCAAGGCCCTCGAGGGCGGCGCGCCCGTCGAGGAGATCACGGCCATCGAGGCCGCGCCGCGCCTGAACCGCATCGGCGTGCAGGAGGAGTGGGAGTCCTACATCGACGACCTCGAAGCGGAGATCACCGAACAGCTCCAGGAGCTCTACTAA
- a CDS encoding V-type ATP synthase subunit F — protein sequence MTQEIAVVGSPEFTTGFRLAGVRKFENVPDDEKAAELDAAVERVFDDGNVGIGVMHADDMEYLSRDVRERVETSVEPTFVLLGTEGAGETGLRDQIRRAIGIDLMESDNEEGE from the coding sequence ATGACGCAGGAGATCGCCGTCGTCGGCAGCCCGGAGTTCACGACCGGATTCCGGCTCGCCGGCGTCAGGAAGTTCGAGAACGTTCCCGACGACGAGAAAGCAGCCGAGCTCGACGCGGCCGTCGAGCGCGTGTTCGACGACGGGAACGTCGGCATCGGCGTGATGCACGCAGACGACATGGAGTATCTCTCCCGGGACGTCCGGGAGCGAGTGGAGACGAGCGTCGAACCGACGTTCGTCCTGCTCGGCACCGAGGGGGCCGGTGAGACGGGCCTCCGCGACCAGATTCGGCGCGCTATCGGGATCGACCTGATGGAGTCCGACAACGAGGAAGGAGAATGA
- a CDS encoding V-type ATP synthase subunit C, whose protein sequence is MGRDASNYAYVNARVRSRWAALLDEEDYRTLMRMGPAEIARFLEESEYQTEIDELASRHTGVDLVEYALNRNLAKHCEDLLSWAEGRMDDLLTRYLRKFDAWNVKTALRGVYSETDAATIETDFIRAGELDERTLAQLGEVNDVGEAVDVLADTIFGEPLAAAYGDFEESGSLVPLENATDRAFYEHLLKGLGAATDSGTREFVKFLQAEIDFRNVRNAFRLARSGADLDPAEYYIEGGRLFSASELNSLVGQRDELITRLRDSSYGDELDAALEEIEVEGGSLIAFEHALDAALLSYSDHLSHIFPLSVCPALAYVLAKEREVDNIRAIARGREVGLSEEEIEEELVIL, encoded by the coding sequence ATCGGCCGCGACGCGTCGAACTACGCGTACGTGAACGCTCGTGTTCGCTCTCGGTGGGCGGCCCTCCTCGACGAGGAGGATTACCGCACGCTGATGCGAATGGGGCCGGCCGAGATCGCGCGATTCCTCGAGGAGTCCGAGTACCAGACGGAGATCGACGAGCTGGCGTCCCGGCACACGGGCGTCGACCTCGTGGAGTACGCCCTGAACCGGAACCTCGCGAAGCACTGCGAGGACCTCCTGTCGTGGGCGGAAGGCCGGATGGACGACCTCCTGACGCGCTACCTCCGGAAGTTCGACGCGTGGAACGTCAAGACGGCGCTCCGCGGTGTCTACTCGGAGACGGACGCGGCGACCATCGAGACGGACTTCATCCGCGCCGGCGAGCTGGACGAGCGAACGCTCGCGCAGCTCGGCGAGGTGAACGACGTCGGCGAGGCCGTCGACGTGCTCGCCGACACCATCTTCGGCGAGCCGCTCGCCGCGGCGTACGGTGACTTCGAGGAGTCGGGGTCGCTCGTGCCGCTGGAGAACGCCACGGACCGCGCGTTCTACGAGCACCTCCTGAAGGGGCTCGGCGCGGCGACGGATTCGGGAACGCGGGAGTTCGTGAAGTTCCTGCAGGCCGAGATCGACTTCCGGAACGTCCGGAACGCGTTCCGGCTCGCGCGCTCCGGTGCCGACCTCGACCCCGCGGAGTACTACATCGAGGGCGGCCGCCTCTTCTCGGCGAGCGAGCTCAACAGCCTGGTCGGGCAGCGTGACGAACTCATCACGCGCCTCCGGGACAGCTCGTACGGCGACGAACTCGACGCCGCGCTCGAAGAGATCGAAGTCGAGGGCGGGAGTCTCATCGCGTTCGAGCACGCGCTCGACGCGGCGCTGCTCTCCTACTCGGACCACCTCTCGCACATCTTTCCGCTCTCCGTCTGCCCGGCGCTCGCGTACGTCCTCGCGAAGGAACGCGAGGTCGACAACATCCGCGCGATCGCTCGCGGCCGCGAAGTCGGCCTGAGCGAGGAAGAAATCGAGGAGGAACTCGTCATCCTATGA
- a CDS encoding V-type ATP synthase subunit E, with protein sequence MSLDTVVEEIRDDARARAEEIRERAEAEAEDIVAEAESDADEIIEEAEQEAEREIEQLREQRLSSAKLEAKHERMRARRDALDDVRSQVEDQIASLDGDERRELTEALLDAALAEFDEGEQLAVHYAPQDAELVADLVEEYSSAEPAGEFDCLGGVVVESETSRVRVKNTFDSVLEAVWDDDLKDISDTLFEDQ encoded by the coding sequence ATGAGCCTGGACACAGTCGTCGAGGAGATTCGAGACGATGCCCGCGCTCGGGCGGAGGAGATCCGCGAGCGCGCCGAGGCGGAAGCCGAGGACATCGTCGCCGAAGCCGAATCCGACGCCGACGAGATTATCGAGGAGGCGGAACAGGAAGCGGAGCGCGAGATCGAGCAGCTCCGCGAGCAACGCCTCTCGAGCGCGAAGCTCGAAGCGAAACACGAGCGGATGCGCGCTCGCCGGGACGCTCTCGACGACGTCCGCTCGCAGGTCGAAGACCAAATCGCGTCGCTCGACGGCGACGAACGCCGTGAACTCACGGAAGCGCTGCTCGACGCGGCGCTCGCGGAGTTCGACGAGGGCGAACAGCTCGCTGTCCACTACGCGCCGCAGGACGCGGAGCTCGTCGCGGACCTCGTCGAGGAGTACTCCTCGGCGGAGCCCGCCGGCGAGTTCGACTGTCTCGGCGGCGTCGTCGTGGAGAGCGAGACGTCCCGTGTCCGCGTGAAGAACACGTTCGACAGCGTGCTCGAAGCGGTCTGGGACGACGACCTGAAGGACATCAGCGACACGCTCTTCGAGGACCAATGA
- a CDS encoding F0F1 ATP synthase subunit C, translated as MFEITVAFANALASLAGFTDLALAEINGDFATGLAALGVGIAALGAGVAEGGIGAAAVGAIAEDEDFFGVGLLFTVLPETLVILALVVIFIV; from the coding sequence ATGTTCGAAATCACAGTAGCCTTTGCCAACGCGCTCGCATCGCTCGCCGGCTTCACCGACCTCGCTCTCGCCGAAATCAACGGCGACTTCGCGACGGGCCTCGCCGCCCTCGGCGTCGGTATCGCCGCGCTGGGCGCGGGCGTCGCAGAGGGTGGAATCGGTGCCGCCGCCGTCGGCGCGATCGCCGAAGACGAGGACTTCTTCGGGGTCGGTCTCCTGTTCACGGTCCTCCCTGAAACGCTCGTTATCCTCGCGCTCGTCGTCATCTTCATCGTCTAA
- a CDS encoding V-type ATP synthase subunit I, which produces MLRPEQMSKVSVTGTKGVVEDVIEVAHDENVVHLTPYAEDAEGFESGSPLEGANDAAEKLVTVRSLLSILDVSPDDAGSARIVTEDALETELEAVRQEVNELDDRRSDIEDDLAAVEEAIERTEPFVDLGLDLDLLAGYDSLEVAVGEGDAAAVEHALADASNVARFETFTGDDSDIVAVFAHPADGATDVLDDALAGVEFLAIDVPDADGSPEEHLDRLSRRKRKLQSKLDSVESELETLGLEHAGFLFAAEEELSIAVEKAEAPLQFATTEHAFVAEGWVPTSEYSSFASAVKDAVGERVEIEELERASYEPPSDHHAVADGGEEERPPVVQDNPAAMNPFAFLVRVINRPKYWEIDPTVVLFLTFPVFYGFMIGDVGYGLLYTLAGAFLYTRFDSEGIKSLGSVGMWAGGFTVLFGILYGEIFGFHVLGEVLWHGHPPIHKGLQPGYLGYAQLWLAVSIFAGVIHMTVGQAFGFITEARGHGVKTAVLENGSWVLIMVGVWGWIFSRHLADSKPDFIYEVMNGSPVALGFAGFSSTAGVVALGVALLGLLLLLAAEGALALEEALKTVTHVLSYTRLAAVMIAKAGMAFVVNLLFFGAYQYEGEFHFLTGQTAAEALQHHPEASIMFPGLVHSGIAGVLGGILVLLIGHVFVLALGVTSAGLQAIRLEYVEFFGKFYEGGGEKYEPFGHQRTHTTQD; this is translated from the coding sequence ATGCTCAGACCTGAGCAGATGAGCAAGGTGTCCGTCACGGGCACCAAAGGCGTCGTCGAAGACGTCATCGAAGTCGCACACGACGAGAACGTCGTCCACCTCACGCCGTACGCGGAAGACGCCGAGGGGTTCGAGAGCGGGTCGCCGCTCGAGGGCGCGAACGACGCGGCGGAGAAGCTCGTCACCGTCAGGTCGCTGCTCTCCATCCTCGACGTCTCGCCCGACGACGCGGGGAGTGCGCGCATCGTCACCGAGGACGCGCTGGAGACGGAGCTCGAAGCCGTCCGGCAGGAAGTCAACGAGCTCGACGACCGCCGGAGCGACATCGAGGACGACCTCGCGGCCGTCGAGGAGGCCATCGAGCGCACCGAGCCGTTCGTCGACCTCGGCCTCGACCTCGACCTCCTCGCCGGCTACGACTCACTCGAAGTCGCCGTCGGCGAAGGTGACGCCGCCGCCGTCGAGCACGCGCTCGCAGACGCGAGCAACGTCGCCCGGTTCGAGACGTTCACCGGGGACGACTCCGATATCGTCGCCGTCTTCGCCCACCCGGCGGACGGCGCGACGGACGTGCTCGACGACGCCCTCGCCGGCGTCGAGTTCCTGGCCATCGACGTGCCGGACGCCGACGGCTCCCCCGAGGAGCATCTCGACCGCCTCTCCCGGAGGAAGCGGAAGCTCCAGTCGAAGCTCGACAGCGTCGAGAGCGAGCTGGAGACGCTCGGACTCGAACACGCCGGGTTCCTCTTCGCCGCCGAAGAGGAGCTCTCCATCGCCGTGGAGAAGGCGGAAGCGCCGCTCCAGTTCGCGACCACGGAGCACGCGTTCGTCGCGGAGGGCTGGGTGCCGACGAGCGAGTACTCGTCGTTCGCGTCCGCCGTGAAGGACGCCGTCGGCGAGCGCGTCGAGATCGAAGAGCTCGAACGCGCGAGCTACGAGCCGCCGAGCGACCACCACGCCGTCGCCGACGGCGGCGAGGAGGAACGCCCGCCCGTCGTCCAGGACAACCCCGCCGCGATGAACCCGTTCGCGTTCCTCGTGCGCGTCATCAACCGCCCGAAGTACTGGGAGATCGACCCGACCGTCGTCCTCTTCCTCACGTTCCCCGTCTTCTACGGGTTCATGATCGGGGACGTCGGGTACGGGCTGCTCTACACGCTCGCCGGCGCGTTCCTCTACACGCGCTTCGACAGTGAAGGTATCAAGAGCCTCGGCTCCGTCGGCATGTGGGCCGGTGGGTTCACGGTGCTCTTCGGTATCCTCTACGGCGAGATATTCGGATTCCACGTCCTCGGTGAGGTGCTCTGGCACGGCCACCCGCCGATCCACAAGGGCCTCCAGCCGGGCTATCTCGGCTACGCCCAGCTCTGGCTGGCGGTCTCCATCTTCGCCGGCGTCATCCACATGACGGTCGGGCAGGCGTTCGGCTTCATCACTGAAGCCCGCGGCCACGGCGTGAAGACGGCCGTGCTGGAGAACGGCTCGTGGGTCCTCATCATGGTCGGCGTCTGGGGCTGGATCTTCAGCCGCCACCTCGCCGACTCGAAACCCGACTTCATCTACGAAGTCATGAACGGCAGCCCGGTCGCGCTCGGGTTCGCCGGGTTCTCGTCGACGGCCGGCGTCGTCGCGCTCGGCGTCGCGCTGCTCGGCCTCCTCCTGCTGCTCGCAGCGGAGGGCGCACTCGCGCTCGAAGAAGCGCTGAAGACGGTCACACACGTGCTCTCGTACACGCGGCTCGCCGCGGTCATGATCGCGAAGGCGGGGATGGCGTTCGTCGTCAACCTCCTGTTCTTCGGAGCCTACCAGTACGAAGGGGAGTTCCACTTCCTCACCGGGCAGACCGCCGCGGAAGCACTGCAACACCACCCCGAAGCCTCCATCATGTTCCCGGGGCTCGTTCACAGCGGCATCGCCGGCGTGCTGGGCGGCATCCTCGTCCTGCTCATCGGCCACGTGTTCGTGCTAGCGCTTGGCGTCACAAGCGCCGGCTTACAGGCTATACGCCTCGAATACGTCGAGTTCTTTGGGAAGTTTTATGAAGGCGGTGGGGAGAAATACGAACCGTTCGGTCACCAGCGAACGCACACTACACAAGACTAA
- the ahaH gene encoding ATP synthase archaeal subunit H, whose translation MPRQEVLERVKEAEQDADDIVAEAEAEAEERITEARAKAEEIRTDAEEEAAALKDDRIEDAKAEIEAERERVIKEGKQERERLEERAKRNTDEAVDLAVARFTEAVHAQT comes from the coding sequence ATGCCGAGGCAAGAGGTTCTCGAACGAGTAAAAGAGGCTGAGCAGGACGCCGACGACATCGTCGCTGAAGCCGAAGCCGAGGCCGAAGAACGCATCACCGAGGCGCGCGCGAAAGCCGAGGAGATTCGGACCGACGCCGAGGAGGAAGCGGCTGCACTAAAAGACGACCGAATCGAGGACGCGAAAGCAGAAATCGAGGCGGAACGCGAACGCGTCATCAAGGAAGGGAAGCAGGAGCGAGAGCGCCTCGAGGAGCGCGCGAAGCGAAACACCGACGAGGCGGTCGACCTCGCGGTAGCGCGGTTCACGGAGGCGGTGCATGCTCAGACCTGA
- a CDS encoding methyltransferase domain-containing protein encodes MGVLEDKARARTFYRYLSRVYDTVNAYIWNAEMRDEALDWFDADADDRVLDVGCGTGFATEGLLQHTEDVVGLDQSVHQLQKAWAKLGKHDPVSFTLGDAERLPFDDDAFDKTWSSGSIEYWPNPATALAEIRRVTKPGGTVLIVGPNEPHTSVGQSLADAMMLFYDDEEADEMFHDAGFEDVEHRYLGPWYKPDIAIVSIATVPE; translated from the coding sequence ATGGGAGTCCTCGAGGACAAAGCGCGAGCGCGGACGTTCTACCGCTATCTCTCGCGGGTCTACGACACGGTGAACGCGTACATCTGGAACGCGGAGATGCGGGACGAAGCCCTCGACTGGTTCGACGCGGACGCGGACGACCGCGTGCTCGACGTCGGCTGCGGCACGGGCTTCGCCACCGAGGGCCTCCTCCAGCACACGGAGGACGTCGTCGGCCTCGACCAGTCCGTCCACCAGCTCCAGAAGGCGTGGGCGAAACTCGGGAAGCACGACCCGGTCTCGTTCACGCTCGGGGACGCCGAACGCCTCCCCTTCGACGACGACGCGTTCGACAAGACGTGGTCGTCGGGGAGCATCGAGTACTGGCCGAACCCCGCGACGGCGCTCGCCGAAATCCGCCGCGTCACGAAGCCCGGCGGCACAGTGTTAATCGTCGGGCCGAACGAGCCGCACACGTCGGTCGGGCAGTCGCTCGCGGACGCGATGATGCTCTTCTACGACGACGAGGAGGCGGACGAGATGTTCCACGACGCCGGCTTCGAGGACGTCGAACACCGCTACCTCGGCCCGTGGTACAAGCCCGACATCGCCATCGTCTCTATCGCCACGGTCCCCGAGTAG
- a CDS encoding type IV pilin produces MSPRRGSRAATGPIAVVSLVAVSVCLAAVVAGATALALPQPAEPVGVTADASAGGRVALTLTAGGPLDARRLGVRIGVDGRPLADQPPVPFFAASGFKGGPTGPFNRNADPRWSVGETASVRVARTNAPFPERGDTVTVELFVEKQRIAVARVRVG; encoded by the coding sequence GTGTCTCCCCGCCGCGGGTCGCGCGCCGCCACCGGCCCGATTGCGGTCGTCTCGCTCGTCGCCGTGAGCGTCTGCCTCGCCGCCGTCGTCGCCGGCGCGACCGCGCTCGCCCTCCCGCAGCCGGCGGAGCCGGTCGGCGTCACAGCGGACGCGTCCGCGGGCGGCCGCGTGGCGCTCACGCTCACCGCCGGCGGCCCGCTCGACGCCCGGCGACTCGGCGTCCGCATCGGCGTCGACGGCCGGCCGCTGGCCGACCAACCACCGGTTCCCTTCTTCGCCGCGTCGGGGTTCAAGGGCGGGCCGACCGGCCCGTTCAACCGGAACGCCGACCCGCGGTGGTCGGTCGGCGAAACCGCGAGCGTCCGCGTCGCTCGCACGAACGCGCCGTTCCCAGAGCGAGGCGACACCGTGACAGTCGAACTGTTCGTCGAGAAGCAGCGAATCGCCGTCGCCCGCGTCCGCGTCGGCTGA